One stretch of Arachis duranensis cultivar V14167 chromosome 1, aradu.V14167.gnm2.J7QH, whole genome shotgun sequence DNA includes these proteins:
- the LOC110275416 gene encoding uncharacterized protein LOC110275416, with protein MISSYHPVKANVVADALSRKNLSISCMMIKEEKLLVEFEDLKLAMTETSSGVHLAQLHITPDFKIRIQQAQAQDSEMMMMLKWMKAEEPEAVRQDRSGLWRYKNRICVPSFGNLRQGILAETHQSRFSMHPGVTKMYQDMKQMFW; from the coding sequence ATGATTTCAAGTTATCACCCAGTGAAAGCGAACGTGGTGGCAGACGCCTTGAGCAGGAAGAATTTGAGTATCTCTTGTATGATGATAAAGGAAGAAAAGTTACTTGTGGAATTTGAGGACCTTAAGTTGGCTATGACTGAGACGTCAAGTGGAGTCCATTTGGCGCAGTTGCATATAACACCAGATTTTAAGATTAGGATTCAGCAAGCACAAGCACAGGACTCagaaatgatgatgatgctaaAATGGATGAAAGCAGAGGAACCAGAAGCTGTAAGACAAGATCGTAGTGGTCTCTGGAGATACAAGAACAGAATTTGTGTTCCTAGCTTTGGAAATTTGCGGCAAGGGATTCTTGCAGAAACCCatcaaagtagattttctatGCATCCTGGAGTGACAAAGATGTATCAAGATATGAAACAAATGTTCTGGTGA